In the Sedimentisphaera cyanobacteriorum genome, GTCCTGCCCTTTTTTTACTTTTAATGAATAGCTATTACAACTTCAAAGCTTGCGTTTTTTGCTGGTTTCAGCTTTTTGCTGCTGTTTTTCGCAGCTGCTCTCCGGCCTTTCCGGAATCGAATCAAATACTTCCATGAGCCCTTTGGGTATTTCCTCGCCGGAAATTTCATAGAATCTTTCTACCTGCCATAAGCATGAATATCTTGCTTTGCCTTTGGGCATTGAGCTTGAGAAAGCCTCATAATACGTTCTGGCTAATGATGGAAGGGCTGCGGTTTTTCGCTTTAGAACTTTCATACTTTCGCCTTTATGCAGCGCTATTGCATCAGTAGCCACTTCGTTTAGTGAACTGCTGTAAAAAGGGGCAAGAGATATGCTCTTGAATTGATGACTCGAACAAACTGCTCCGCAGATCCAGCCTCCAATAAATACAACAGCCGCAAGCACCCAATATTTAACTTTTTTCATAGCTTAACTCCTTATCCCCGTCCAAAAACTGCTCTGCGGCCGGAATCAAAACGGGAAACACTAATTACAAAAATTACGATATGTCCTGCATATTCTCCGATATGTAGTCAGGCATATTAGAAAAGCTGAGCCGCCTTTCTGTCTCGCTGATATGCTGCAAACTCACTTTTATAGGATTTGTATCAGCAATGCAGCCGGCTACCTTATCCGCCCATTCTATCAATACGACAGAATTCTCATTAATCATATCGTCGAAGCCGAGATTTTCAAATTCTTTTTCGGATTCCAATCTGTAGGCATCGATATGATAAATCATGAGCCTGCCTTCGTATTCATTAACCAAAACAAACGTGGGGCTTGTAGTCTTTTCTGGAGCTTCTCCCTCGCAGCACCCGCTGGCGATTCCCTTTATAAAGTGTGTTTTCCCTGTCCCCAGATCGCCTGTAATGGCGAATATTTCTCCGCCTTTCAGACGTTCGCCGATTTTTCTTCCGATATCAATTGTCTCAGCAACGTTTGATGTTATCATAATATTAACCTAAATGATCATAGCCTTCTGGTTTTATTTCAGTTTCCTGTCCCTGGGCGTTTTTAATCTTAAGCCCCTTAGAG is a window encoding:
- the tsaE gene encoding tRNA (adenosine(37)-N6)-threonylcarbamoyltransferase complex ATPase subunit type 1 TsaE — protein: MITSNVAETIDIGRKIGERLKGGEIFAITGDLGTGKTHFIKGIASGCCEGEAPEKTTSPTFVLVNEYEGRLMIYHIDAYRLESEKEFENLGFDDMINENSVVLIEWADKVAGCIADTNPIKVSLQHISETERRLSFSNMPDYISENMQDIS